The following proteins come from a genomic window of Limosilactobacillus reuteri:
- a CDS encoding IS3 family transposase, translated as MNRNTQSGGGKGLRYQAIKELNQENGWSISQLCKIADSSRDGYYKWLNRKPSRYHNEQAELLEAIVELEEEHNWTLGYLAMTTQLSFENRLSFTAGLKRITNCMRKHGIRANIRKKKRNRIQRHEEYINDNLLQGQFDRETKNEVWVTDTTEVAYGEHTLHKVRVHVILDLYGRYALSYNISDTETSSAVIETFNRAFTVEPDAQPMVHTDRGSAYCSSMFNDYLASKNCIHSMSHPGHPWENSPIERWWNDFKLIWINKHNRPKTLAELEQLVKGAIEYFNTKRAYTSKNGLTAEQFRNQAS; from the coding sequence AATCAAGAAAATGGATGGTCAATTAGCCAGTTGTGTAAAATAGCTGATTCTTCGCGAGATGGTTATTACAAATGGCTCAATCGAAAGCCAAGTCGATATCATAATGAGCAAGCAGAGTTACTTGAAGCGATTGTAGAGTTAGAAGAAGAACATAATTGGACGCTGGGATATTTAGCGATGACTACACAGTTAAGCTTTGAAAACCGTTTAAGCTTTACCGCTGGATTAAAACGAATAACTAATTGCATGCGTAAGCATGGAATTAGAGCAAATATTAGGAAGAAGAAGCGCAATCGAATTCAACGCCATGAAGAATACATCAATGACAACTTATTGCAGGGACAATTCGACCGTGAAACTAAAAATGAAGTGTGGGTTACCGACACAACGGAAGTTGCCTACGGCGAACACACACTTCATAAAGTACGAGTACACGTTATTTTAGATTTATATGGTCGTTACGCTTTAAGCTACAATATTTCAGACACAGAAACTTCATCAGCAGTAATTGAAACCTTTAATCGTGCTTTTACGGTTGAACCTGATGCGCAACCAATGGTCCATACTGACCGCGGATCAGCTTACTGCTCAAGTATGTTCAACGACTACTTAGCCTCTAAAAATTGTATTCATAGTATGTCACACCCCGGTCATCCTTGGGAAAACTCCCCCATAGAGCGTTGGTGGAATGACTTCAAGCTAATCTGGATTAACAAACATAATCGTCCTAAGACGCTAGCAGAGCTAGAACAGCTCGTCAAAGGAGCCATTGAATACTTTAATACCAAACGCGCTTACACAAGCAAAAACGGCTTGACCGCGGAACAATTCCGCAATCAAGCCTCCTAA
- a CDS encoding IS66 family transposase, producing the protein MKNSKAYRVLQLMRPIFHEEKQLAYSNHKEKLVQRRLHVKPLMDKLYTYLENISFPQGRLKAAINNALKLRKRVYQIFEDGRVPLTNNPVEQAIRPSTLIRKNSLFAKSPAGAQANAIFYTLVATANQNHLNIYKYFKYLFDHLPNRKDAGLEAYLPWSKEIQAECHK; encoded by the coding sequence TTGAAGAACTCCAAAGCATACCGAGTTTTACAGCTAATGCGACCGATCTTTCATGAAGAGAAACAATTAGCATATTCCAATCATAAGGAAAAACTAGTGCAACGTCGGTTGCACGTGAAGCCTTTGATGGATAAGTTATATACTTATTTAGAAAATATCAGTTTTCCTCAAGGGCGTTTGAAAGCTGCCATTAATAATGCTTTGAAGCTAAGAAAGCGAGTATATCAAATATTTGAAGATGGTCGAGTGCCGTTAACGAATAATCCGGTTGAACAAGCGATTCGTCCATCAACTCTTATTCGAAAGAATAGCTTATTTGCGAAAAGCCCTGCTGGAGCTCAGGCAAATGCCATTTTCTATACTTTGGTGGCAACTGCAAACCAGAACCATTTAAATATCTACAAATACTTTAAGTATCTTTTTGATCACTTACCAAACCGCAAGGACGCAGGACTTGAGGCTTATTTGCCATGGTCAAAAGAAATTCAAGCAGAATGCCATAAATAA
- a CDS encoding DUF2357 domain-containing protein — protein MDMQDNIYLINRLSKKKKFVFRENELDINYQEIFENAEWKLVFQAPMNGKLYMDGLDLILDKRIMKKDDGAYIVPSEEPYYIYNHKQNDSKYLPGIYRLKLVTESTIKYSWLKILPKFVTENSLEIMRQDVENTVKGLARSFCANTNGNLSNYSSFLTFDEIQALSILNDSYKEFNLNSYFLANSPRVKAGAYYHWTKNKKRALDNKSIMKMSMEEKKNSLYLKDYRATVDTSENRILKRILQEILQTTTNIKRSIGKIPREQLSSDMKNDFNKLQKYVAKLNYLLNDGWLKKVKLVQKEKGISNAYLDHRYIFFRELNWKLKHISNFQPHFSRQYQYYWHRTDLLYEIWGYIKVIEALNRIGFIPLKGWIYNNDNLDFHALEPGTCVEMKSNE, from the coding sequence ATGGATATGCAAGATAATATTTATTTGATAAACAGACTTTCTAAGAAAAAGAAATTCGTTTTTAGAGAAAATGAGCTTGATATTAATTATCAAGAAATATTTGAAAATGCTGAGTGGAAATTAGTATTTCAAGCTCCAATGAATGGTAAGCTATATATGGATGGCTTGGATTTAATATTAGATAAGCGCATTATGAAAAAGGATGATGGTGCTTATATTGTTCCAAGTGAAGAACCGTACTATATATACAATCATAAACAAAATGATAGTAAATATTTACCAGGAATTTATAGGTTAAAGCTGGTCACAGAATCAACTATAAAGTATAGTTGGCTTAAAATATTGCCAAAATTTGTTACAGAAAATTCATTAGAAATCATGAGGCAAGATGTAGAGAATACAGTGAAAGGTCTTGCACGTTCTTTTTGTGCAAATACTAATGGTAACTTGTCAAATTATTCGTCTTTTTTGACTTTTGATGAAATTCAGGCATTAAGTATATTAAATGATAGCTATAAGGAATTTAATTTGAATTCATACTTTTTGGCCAATTCACCGAGGGTCAAAGCGGGGGCATATTATCACTGGACAAAAAATAAAAAAAGAGCTTTAGATAATAAATCGATAATGAAGATGAGTATGGAGGAAAAGAAGAATTCTCTGTATCTTAAGGATTACCGGGCTACAGTTGATACATCAGAAAATAGAATACTAAAAAGAATACTGCAAGAAATACTTCAAACTACAACAAACATAAAAAGAAGTATAGGTAAAATACCGAGAGAGCAATTAAGTTCGGACATGAAAAATGATTTTAATAAGTTGCAAAAATATGTCGCTAAATTAAATTATTTATTGAATGACGGGTGGCTAAAAAAGGTTAAGTTGGTGCAAAAAGAAAAAGGAATAAGTAATGCATATTTAGATCACAGATATATATTCTTTAGGGAACTAAATTGGAAATTGAAACATATTTCTAATTTTCAACCGCATTTTAGTAGACAGTATCAATATTATTGGCATCGTACAGATCTTTTGTATGAAATTTGGGGATATATTAAAGTAATAGAAGCACTTAATAGAATTGGATTTATTCCGTTAAAAGGATGGATCTATAACAATGATAACCTTGATTTTCATGCGTTAGAACCAGGAACGTGTGTTGAGATGAAAAGTAATGAATAG
- a CDS encoding IS3 family transposase, which translates to MDVQHALESHPSINGMCDYVGISRSGYYQREKRHNHQSPRKLRKKFIQGEIKAIWLKSLCIYGAGKITQELRSKGYKIAERTVGKYMRELGIHAVYLTPWTTTTRNSKFDKQLINILDEQFNPLRPNAVWCIDTTYIPVHDGFVYLTSIMDLYSRRIIGWDLSETLEVSNVIPLIEKTKHSRNISKPLIMHSDRGSQFTSEAYNQVTANMTLSYSKKAYPWDNACIESFHALIKREWINRFKIHSYSEAKRLVFQYIETFYNTVRIHSHCGFKSPKQLEDEYQTQIQNLVVA; encoded by the coding sequence ATGGACGTTCAGCACGCTTTGGAATCCCACCCTTCCATCAATGGTATGTGTGATTATGTTGGAATCTCAAGAAGTGGTTACTATCAACGAGAAAAGCGTCATAATCACCAATCACCGCGAAAGCTTCGGAAGAAGTTTATTCAAGGTGAAATTAAAGCAATTTGGCTCAAAAGCCTTTGTATTTACGGTGCCGGCAAAATCACCCAAGAACTTCGCTCAAAAGGATATAAGATCGCTGAACGAACTGTTGGTAAGTATATGCGTGAACTTGGCATTCACGCCGTTTACCTAACCCCTTGGACGACTACCACTCGCAATTCTAAGTTTGATAAACAGCTAATAAATATTTTAGACGAGCAGTTCAATCCATTGCGACCAAACGCCGTTTGGTGCATTGACACCACTTATATTCCAGTTCATGACGGATTCGTTTATTTAACCAGTATTATGGACTTGTACTCCCGACGGATCATTGGTTGGGACTTATCTGAAACCTTGGAGGTATCGAATGTCATCCCACTTATTGAAAAGACTAAGCACAGTCGCAATATTAGCAAGCCATTAATCATGCACAGTGATCGTGGTAGCCAGTTTACGTCTGAAGCTTACAATCAAGTTACAGCTAACATGACATTAAGCTATTCAAAGAAAGCTTATCCTTGGGATAATGCCTGCATTGAGTCGTTTCATGCCTTGATTAAGCGTGAATGGATAAATCGGTTTAAAATCCATTCATACTCCGAAGCTAAACGACTAGTTTTTCAGTACATTGAAACGTTTTACAACACAGTTAGAATTCACAGTCACTGTGGATTCAAATCACCAAAGCAACTTGAAGATGAGTATCAAACTCAAATTCAAAATTTAGTCGTGGCATAG
- a CDS encoding transposase produces the protein MTKHSYDKEFKEQAVQYYLDNKDHMTMNEISKNLGIGASTLHKWIKLFTETGEFGRGSGNFASDKDKEIARLKRQLRDAEGAIEVLKKSIGILSK, from the coding sequence ATGACGAAGCACAGTTATGACAAGGAATTTAAGGAACAGGCCGTTCAGTATTACTTAGATAACAAGGATCACATGACCATGAATGAAATAAGTAAGAATCTAGGTATTGGGGCTAGTACATTACATAAATGGATTAAGCTGTTTACTGAGACTGGGGAGTTTGGCCGTGGCTCTGGTAATTTTGCTAGCGATAAGGACAAGGAGATTGCACGACTAAAGCGTCAACTTCGTGACGCTGAAGGAGCGATCGAAGTATTAAAAAAATCAATCGGGATTCTGAGCAAGTAA
- a CDS encoding IS30 family transposase, with protein MTYTHLTTNELTIIAHSFVQKLKAYRVAQMINRCAETVYRVYRYLETGASIADYQDHYMRNKQRCGRKRTQLSLAELTYINDKIAQGWTPDTIIGRAERPISCNRRTLYRMFERGQFGFDVRSLPMRGKRHPNGYVERRGKAGQLGRSIHERAKDFPHYATEFGHLEADTVQGKKHQGAVMTLTERQSKVEIVLNVHEKTADAINQHLSQWLRKFPRYFFKSITFDNGKEFAGWREIANQFDLHTYFAEVGAPNQRGLNENNNGLLRRDGLTKQLDFRNLPDELVTQLMSKRNNLPRKSLGYRTPYEVFMSYVTDEQLFSF; from the coding sequence ATGACTTACACCCATCTTACCACAAACGAGCTGACAATCATCGCCCATTCTTTCGTGCAAAAGCTTAAAGCGTACCGAGTGGCCCAAATGATCAACCGTTGCGCCGAAACCGTTTATCGCGTTTATCGTTACCTGGAAACCGGTGCCTCAATTGCTGATTATCAAGATCACTATATGCGCAATAAGCAACGTTGTGGCCGAAAACGTACTCAGTTGTCACTGGCTGAACTCACTTATATCAACGACAAAATTGCCCAGGGGTGGACGCCTGATACCATTATTGGGCGCGCTGAGCGCCCAATTAGTTGTAACCGGCGAACTCTTTACCGGATGTTTGAACGTGGCCAGTTCGGCTTCGATGTCCGTTCCTTGCCGATGCGAGGTAAGCGGCACCCGAATGGCTATGTCGAGCGCCGCGGGAAGGCTGGCCAATTGGGGCGAAGTATTCACGAGCGTGCCAAGGACTTTCCGCACTATGCCACTGAATTTGGGCACCTTGAAGCTGATACCGTCCAAGGCAAAAAGCACCAAGGGGCGGTAATGACCCTGACCGAACGCCAATCGAAGGTCGAAATTGTACTCAATGTGCACGAAAAGACGGCTGATGCGATTAACCAACACTTAAGTCAGTGGCTTCGGAAATTCCCGCGGTACTTCTTCAAATCGATTACCTTTGACAACGGAAAAGAATTCGCCGGCTGGCGCGAGATTGCCAATCAATTTGACCTTCACACTTACTTTGCCGAGGTTGGTGCTCCCAATCAACGAGGGCTGAACGAAAACAACAACGGTCTTTTACGCCGGGATGGCTTAACGAAACAGCTAGATTTCCGCAATCTTCCTGATGAATTGGTAACCCAACTGATGAGTAAGCGAAATAACCTGCCCCGTAAATCACTAGGCTATCGAACTCCATATGAAGTATTCATGTCTTACGTCACTGATGAGCAACTATTTTCTTTCTAA